The genomic DNA CGTCAAAGAGAAAGAGATCATCGCCGTGGCCCTTTCCTGTCTTCTCAAGTGCGATGCCTGTGTGGATATCCATGCCAAAGATGCTTTGAAGGCCGGGGCGACCAAAGACGAGCTGCGAGAGGCCATCATCGTGGCCATGTACCTGGCAGGTCCGACAGCGGCCAACTGGTCGCCGGTCGTCGACGAAATCATCAAGTGATGCTGGCCAAGTCGT from Methanomassiliicoccales archaeon includes the following:
- a CDS encoding carboxymuconolactone decarboxylase family protein, encoding MSLELITKQQPLVINALYKYKHEVFKEGALSVKEKEIIAVALSCLLKCDACVDIHAKDALKAGATKDELREAIIVAMYLAGPTAANWSPVVDEIIK